TCTCGAGAAAAGGATAGAGTTGATAATAGAGACATTGATCACAGAGAAAAAGATCGAATCGAACGAGACAGGGATTTAAGAGATAAGGAACACTCTGATAATAGAGACCGCAACCGTGTAGACAGGCAACACTTTGACAACAGGGACAGAGATCGAGACCGTGATCGACAGGTGGAcaatagaaatagaaatgaaaATTGGGATCGTCAAGATGATAAAGAAAGAGATATGCGGGACAGAGATAGAGATCGTAATGATAATAGAGATCGCGCCGACAACCGCGATAGAGATCGCAATGATAACAGGGACCGTTGCGATAATCGTGACCGGAATGATAATCGCGACCGGAATGATAATCGCGATCGGAATGATAATCGCGATCGCAACGATAATCGTGACCGCAGCGATAATCGCGACCGCGCAGATAATCGCGAACGTACAGAGAATCGCGAACGTACAGATAATCGCGAACGTACAGATAATCGCGAACGTACAGATAATCGCGAACGTACAGATAATCGCGAACGCACTGACAACCGCGAACGCACTGATAATCGGGACCGTACGGACAATCGCGACCGTAATGAGCGTGAAAGATTTGATCGCGAAAGAGATCGTAATGATCGTGACCGCGAAAGAGATAGAAACGATCGTGATTTCCGTGATCGAGAAAGGGATTATGGACGTGAGCGTGACCAAAACAATCAAGGATTTGCTAAAGTATACCAAGGGAACATTCCTCCCCGATTCTTAAGGCAGCAACAAAATAGGCAACAGGAGGAGCAAACTAAGGGTTGGGCATTTACAGGAAAACCGGCCCCGCGGCGACAGGAGCCTCCATCATATAATGCTCCTAGACACAATGGACGACGTTCATATTCTAGGTAAAtcattttctttacttttattataattaataaaatagtccTTGAAACGCTAGTGTTTATAGTACCTAGCACTTGACAAAGGTcaatgtaaaaacaaaaatttaaatatttttattcaaaatagcaaaTGAAATCAcctattgaaattcaaaaattaccacccattcgacaacgtatgcctcagacctgagaagaacaggcgcaatttttttcataaaaatattgttacaatgtaatattattcagtaaaatttataatttaatagtctGAGTATGGCTGCTCCGTTCTCAATGTGTGGGATATCAtttagaaaatcatttattaagcaaagttttttaacaattcttttgaatttcgtaataacaTTTTTTGGACTCTTGTTTCAAACGACAGTAATCGCCTATtgaagatgttttttttatagctTCAGAAGTTTTTATATTCGCACTGATTTAATCAGCTGTTTTGATAGCGTAAATATTACGGAACCCTGTGTATTAAGAAGTTCAGCTTATAAAAGTAatcatttaaatacatatattaatataagtcACGACAAATACTTAACTGggtaattacaaatatttataaaaataaccaaGTACTGTTGTAATCACTAATTGGACGAGGCTTGTTTATTTTAACATGGTGTTATTAACAGTCTTTTTTCCAAAAATGTCTCAATCACTCTCAGTTATGGTTTCAAAACTGAAGGTGTGTTCTGTTGACTAATCGTGAAGATTCTATAAAACATTAACTCggtaattgtgtttttaaaaaGGTTACTTGACAGTAAAAAGAATGTGTTCttcagttaatatttttttgtaatttttgttgcACCAAACACAGTTGTTTAGATTTTACCACCCAATTCATTTTTCAGTTTTAACCAGCTAAAAGCTCCTAGtccttagtatttttttaaaataagcgACATTGTCCTATATGATATATTCCTTTCTTGAGATAGAGATCTTTTACTACCAGACAggagttattaaattattagttcATTACTACAGAAGTTACAAAGAACGCAGATATATCCATCCACATGTTTCGTAGTCATATCGTTTCGATTATCGTCTGCGTTAAGTTAGTTTGAGTGCCGCGATCGAGTTtctgtattattgtatttgtcaTCCACATTTGCCACTATTGGGCATTGTTCATTCAAAATGTGTTATGTTACTTTTGAAAAATGCCGACACTATTCAATTGCTTCAGTTCCTAGAGGCTCCccgaaaatattatgtattactttACAAgcgagataatatttttttaaatttttaacattggaacctgaaaattaaaattttaaactcaaaatatatgaaatacttATTTACAGAGATTACTCAGATCGTGAAGATGAGGTTAGGAGGGATAAAGATGGACCTCAATGGAGGTCGGAAATGCAAGATTATGAAAGATCTGGTAGAGACTTTGACAGATCGTCTTCAAAAGATTATAGTGAATATAAGGACAAACGTAATGAGACTGATCGAAAGACTTTTGAAAGTTCAGTAGAAAGTAGCAGGACAGCAGCTGATAAATTAACTGAAGTTTTCGAAAGAAAAAGTATGGGTCTTATTGAACCTTTTGCCGCACCAGATTCGTCTGCACTGATAAGAAACACCGAGAGGCGGATAAGTCCGCCTTCAAATACATCACAGAGAGAATCAGTTGAAAAAGATTTTGGAAAAACATCGTGGGCAGAGGCTTCTCAACACGAGACAAGTAATAATGAGCCCCTCAAAACTTCCATAGAGAATGTTACTCAGAACATTGAAAATGAACCTATAGTTAAAGAAGCTAAATTTACAACAGACTTGAATGAAAAGTCACAATCTGTTCCTTTAGTACACACTCCTCAAATCCAAAATGTTACACAAGAttcgaatttaatttgtaatacttTTGATAAGAATATTATAACAACACAACAAcctacattaaataattatgctAATGTTCCTAATACACACCACTATGTTTCTAATCTGCaaactaataatactaactCTCATTCTTCCCTTCAAAAATCCTTTCCTGAGAATCATTCTTTTGCTAAGTCTGTTCAATCACCTCCCCCTAATAATGAAGTTCTACCAATTACACCTTTGCTAGAACAAAACCTTACATCTGAAGTTATATCTCAACTAAATGTTAAACAGAGTATACCAAATACTGAAAAACAACATAATTTGGAGACAGAATCTACCATATTCATTTGTAATGCTGATGCCACATCTAGCAAGGCGGCTGATGCTCGACCTGTTGAATGTGTTCAAGGAGATTCACATAAAGTATTAAGCATGGATGATACAAAGAACGAAATAATCAGTAGTGAACATAATAAAGTTTTGGGCAAAGATCCAGTTGAAAGAAAATCTAGTGGATCTGGATCTGAAAAAAAGAGTAGGGGTTTTGGAACCAGTGGTTATAATGTGTTTAATAGAGGATGGGGGCAAAGAGAAACCAGAGGACGGCGTTCGCATCGCGCTTCTCGGTCAAACAACAGAGCTAGTGAGTCTGATGGATCAACTGACGCTGATCGTAAAGAACGTCGAAGGGCGCCTAGAAGCCCTCGAGGCCCAAAAAAACAAGAAAGGGCTGACGAACTTATTACACAACCCTCAGAACAGGGACATACACCAAGTAGCACCTCAGATGGTATGGAAAACAGAGAACCATTTGCGCCCCGTGGACAACCTTCCCGTCGCGGAAGAGGTGGTTTTCAAGGTACTTCACGACCACCTGCCCCAGCTAAGAGAGTCACAGGATATGGCCCACCAAATACTAAGAGTCCATTCAGTCAAGCAAATAGAGTTAAGGATAACGAAAATGTTAATGAAAATATCCCTGAAGATAAGAGCAACAATAAACAACACGCAAATGCATCAGGTAAAGGTCGTGATAGACGTTCGAAAGGGCACAGTGGAGAGGACGAAAATTGGGAAACTACTTCTGAACATTCCGAAGGCGGTACAGGAATACGCCGCTCTGTTTCTGGTAGACAGCCTGGACAATCGCAAAGAGGACCAAATCGAAATCAGAACTTAGGAAACAGACAAAATAATGGCCGAACTTCACACGGTGCACCTAAAAGTGAAGGCTTAGGAGACAAAGGTGCTGATCTAACAGAAgcttttaaagatataaaaatttctACGGTCAACAAAGAAGAAGATACTATTGATGATGGATTTCAAGAAGTGCGCAATAAAAAGACCTCTAAAGACATACGGGGTGCTTCAGGCAATGCAAAAGAAGAAAACCATTCAAAACAACGATCGCGATCTAACCAAGGTAGTGGGAGAAATGGATCGTCCACCCGAAATTCTGTTGACAAATCAAATACTCGTGGATCAGCACCAGTATCTACTAAAACTAACGCACAATATGATAGACCACGCACAGCAAATTTACCACCACGGTTCGTTAAACAAAGACAAAAGCAACAAATGGGTTTAGCATCAAATAGTTTTGCACCAGATACTGGTGCTGCTCCACCACCCCCTTCAGTTAATGCTTGGGACAAGCCTATTGCACAGTCTTTACGCGGAGCTGTTGAAGAGCCTGTAGAACGTATTGTAGATATGAAGTCAAATCAATCAAGTCAAAGGAGTACTCCAGCCGATACAACAGCAACAGAAGTATGTAAGAATATAGCAGGACCAGCAGTAAATGTTCCTGAATCTACTGGTGTATTGGATGGTTCAACACCACCGGtagaaacaattatttttgaaaacactAATTATAAAACTCCTCCTGCAGAAGCAttaaagtcaaaatatcagccaAGTGCAAATTCCGTAAAATCTCATGAAGAAGTCTCAAGTGAGATAGATTCAAGAGCTCTTCAATATAATGGCGACGTTCGGTCCCGACCACGATCCATTCAGGAAATAATTGATTCAGGGAGGCCAGTTTCTGAGGCAGAAGGTACATTAGGTATTCCAATGTCATTTGAGACTTCGCAGAAATCAGAAGACTCTTCAGATATGAAATTGGATTTCGCATTTGACTCGGATCTTGGACAGCTCACAGAAGACAAATCTGCCAAATCTCTTGGCTTGCCTCGCGGTGTGCATATGAGCACTTCAAATACTATTTCTCCATTGGCAGCAGATCTTAATCAAAAAATTGCCAGTGTGAAAAAAGTATGGGAGATGCCAGCAGTTGTGGAAGGTAGTGAGGAGTTACCGTTTGCTGGATTTGAAGAAAACAATACCGACACAGGAGCTCCACCAAATGTTTGCAAAGTAAAGCCAACACAACAGCTTCAGTCACCGCCACCTCAACATTACAACCATGTTAGCTACCAAGGAGGTTATGGTGGCTTGTCAGTTCCCTCTCCACCTGCCGTTTTGTTTAACTCCACTCAACAAATACTGGGTTCGTCGCAACAACTGCAACAACAAGGTGGTTTATACGGACCTTTCCTAGACCAGACCAGAGGCCAATTCGGTGGGTTTCCTGCGACACCCTACGGCGCTGGGTCAGCAACCCCATATAACTACCAACCACCACCAGACATGTTTCAGAGCCTTCCAAATCAATACCGAATGGTAAGTTTTTATAACACACATTTACCTTAAGGCtcggattttttttatagttatttttttaatttacagcATGCTTATAATGataccttaatatataaaaaaaaaatacgcaagAAATATTATcctttaaaactaacttaactAGAATTATTTAATCTGAAAGAACTAATTCGTTAACATTCTTTGGTTATAACACATTAAGTTTGGTGCTAGATCTAGAAAATATATAGTCTATCTATCAAGTCATTTAACAAGTCGTTGTAGGATCTAGTTTGTTTAGTCAATTTGCATGATAATTACACTTCGCGATGGGCCAAGTAGAAGAAAGTAGAAGCAAGTTAGCGAACCTACGAAGCGGTAAGTTTAGTAGGTACGACTATAACTCTAGGGCTAGGGGAATTGCAATTTTTCTATTGAGtgacataatattgatttatatttatgaagAAACATTAaacgaattaatataattttagataGTAAAATCAATTTGAATACAAAGGGCTGTTTAAAGTTGATagtttctaaaaattattaaggCTGACATATATTTTGTGAGGAAATTGTAACCAGCCAGTGTTGTATTCTATTAAAATATGGAGtatccaaacaaaaacaaacattaactgTTCAGGAATGGATTGTTGTATCTAATATTTGAATCGTATTTAAGTTAAAAGcttattaaatatcaaatttcttaaaaagtaataaagaacaaATTGTATCTATATAGTttatcctatattggatgcatcaacctttagagcttgaatttaaTGTTTGTGGTAAGGCTGCTTCGTGAACaagatggtcgtgattactgtcataattagtaatcgcattaaacaaatacaatgatttatcaactataacaggtcgacctagCACTACAAGCAGCACCTCGTTCACGAGttaacgcatggaccagccatcgttcccttcgcacatatttgagggaaagTGAGACAACCCAACTACGTCGCCGCAAGTTGCATTGCTTGCGGCGACGTAGTAACGTAATTGATGTAAAATGTTTGTAGGCAGCAGCGGGTGGTGGGGCAGCGTTTGGACAATCAGGACAGGTGGGCAATAGTCCCAGCACAGTTCTTATATCAAGTACGTCTAACTCTCTGATGTCGGCGACTGTCAAGCCGTCCACGCAGCAGATCGGTGCAAtcggtaaatatttatttattaatttaacatgcaatgtataaatatttcagTACCTTTTTAAACATTTCTACTGTAGAGAGGATTAAGATTTGGAATAGTTTACAGATAACGCGCGAGTTCAGTAttgcgatagtgctgtgacctaattataattattgatagcCATAATCATGTGTGTGTCGATAAATCTAAACAATGTTttaagtttaccattttaacctaataattaaatttcaatttttttttccgcCTTCTAAACAAGTCTTAaacatttttcgccatttctcgtgTTTGGCGATGAATTaactctttttgtttttttttttatttttctttttatgattatttttgtttacgtggatgatgtaattATAGTTTGTATACGGcatttttaggagttttcacttaggtttattaaatattaatatttctaaacGTTCTATATACTATTTCACTGTCACGAAAGATCGTGAAATACAGCTTCCAACAGCATTTTTCTGGGTCGGTTCTTTTTTTTCCATTCCTGTTTCATGGAAAACCTAAGGTTGTTTAAGGCGCGCGGcacctttcgtaggcctacccataactacttaaaaaaaattactgtataatatatataacaataaaaagcaacgaaatcttatagtttagttatttacagaacaacttATAACAGacactaaaaagtttaaaaagaaccggcttcaaaaactgaaaagtaatataacttaaaaagatttaatttaatacaactcTTATGCAAAACTAATACCAAccgtcaatattattattaaaattttattgtttgtgaTTGCTACCTagtgataggtttgaagtcggtgccaagttAAATGTAATATAACTAGTATAACCTACACTCGTCACGCGTGACTTTTATCGttatagcttcgtctagaacaaaacaatccAAGTGGACAGGCAACGACAATAACTCTGTCATTAGGTagctcataaaaataatagtattttattaatgttaaagtcattcgatttgcataagaggtgtaataaaataaattctttactaagttattttatacttttcactttttgaagtcgggtttttttaaacgtgttttttatttcaatatatcaAAAAGCTGCTAGCGCCTCCGTACAAATTCGGTGGTTTAGCCGTATATCTCTTAGCTATTTTAGGATAGTTATCGTTAATtagattttttgaagtcggttttttattaatgtatcaAAAGGCTGATAGCGCCTCCGTACTAATGCACTGGGGTGTAGCCATATTTCTTTTACCTTTTTTAGAGTCGTTATCTTTAAtccattacatatttttttttattataaatataagggacgagacgagcgggacgttcagccgatggtaattgatacgccctgcccatcacaaagcggcgcggctcaggattcttgaaaaaccccgaaGATTCCGAGCGGCattacagctgcgctcgtcaccttgagctataagatgttaagtctcatttgaccagtatatataatatttgatcaATGGATGAATTACGACTTGTATACACAGGCAGCAAGGGCGGCGGGGTCGGCGTGGGCGTGTCCTCGTTCCAACAGTTCGTGGGCTACCCGGGCGGGGTGGGCGAGTCGTTCTCGGGCGGCCTGCTGCCGCGGCCCGCGCCCTCCTCCAGCCAGTACTACTCGCCCTACCAGCCGCTCCAGTTCCCGCAGCCGGCGCAATCCAACGCCTTCGGCTCGCAGTTCCTCTCGTCGCAGCTCCAGATGGCTGCAGCTGTCCAACAGATGCAAGTGAGTCGACGAGGGGATTGTGTGTCtcttaccgcatttatcacggggactgttccggagagctgtttgacctgattcctgccg
The window above is part of the Leptidea sinapis chromosome 8, ilLepSina1.1, whole genome shotgun sequence genome. Proteins encoded here:
- the LOC126965647 gene encoding protein split ends-like isoform X5, whose product is MSALSTPSGGGNTAQSKPTSGKQKYQKLDINSLYCANRNENSEPSSVKSQLSRKHGMQSLGKVPSARRPPANLPSLKTETGQDQTSNVISSVTATVTTAATCTPQTTSTTMSGVIAGSASTGWVPLPPPSSPHFRTEFPSLEAAAQPSLRSSDHSSPQLQLRPQTEGSWTSGGTAGARPETTSSTGTAPPAQQTPVYRAILPSFLMKGSNGSGLGLGTLTTLRDNRSSMSGNTGPNSGNAGPRPAPRSSNTSRAADVLTARPILRDDQISSLDDISRDAGWAQNDDIDYDQKLDFSDGESPAPTKANTKNNNNNRGTAEVDRMDSKVQDPGDEDQLWAERRQKNNNEVAQAVARARQLKEEEQRRQMRDTSAPQQSFKDSRDRGGERKDRERNDNRELDSREKDRVDNRDIDHREKDRIERDRDLRDKEHSDNRDRNRVDRQHFDNRDRDRDRDRQVDNRNRNENWDRQDDKERDMRDRDRDRNDNRDRADNRDRDRNDNRDRCDNRDRNDNRDRNDNRDRNDNRDRNDNRDRSDNRDRADNRERTENRERTDNRERTDNRERTDNRERTDNRERTDNRERTDNRDRTDNRDRNERERFDRERDRNDRDRERDRNDRDFRDRERDYGRERDQNNQGFAKVYQGNIPPRFLRQQQNRQQEEQTKGWAFTGKPAPRRQEPPSYNAPRHNGRRSYSRDYSDREDEVRRDKDGPQWRSEMQDYERSGRDFDRSSSKDYSEYKDKRNETDRKTFESSVESSRTAADKLTEVFERKSMGLIEPFAAPDSSALIRNTERRISPPSNTSQRESVEKDFGKTSWAEASQHETSNNEPLKTSIENVTQNIENEPIVKEAKFTTDLNEKSQSVPLVHTPQIQNVTQDSNLICNTFDKNIITTQQPTLNNYANVPNTHHYVSNLQTNNTNSHSSLQKSFPENHSFAKSVQSPPPNNEVLPITPLLEQNLTSEVISQLNVKQSIPNTEKQHNLETESTIFICNADATSSKAADARPVECVQGDSHKVLSMDDTKNEIISSEHNKVLGKDPVERKSSGSGSEKKSRGFGTSGYNVFNRGWGQRETRGRRSHRASRSNNRASESDGSTDADRKERRRAPRSPRGPKKQERADELITQPSEQGHTPSSTSDGMENREPFAPRGQPSRRGRGGFQGTSRPPAPAKRVTGYGPPNTKSPFSQANRVKDNENVNENIPEDKSNNKQHANASGKGRDRRSKGHSGEDENWETTSEHSEGGTGIRRSVSGRQPGQSQRGPNRNQNLGNRQNNGRTSHGAPKSEGLGDKGADLTEAFKDIKISTVNKEEDTIDDGFQEVRNKKTSKDIRGASGNAKEENHSKQRSRSNQGSGRNGSSTRNSVDKSNTRGSAPVSTKTNAQYDRPRTANLPPRFVKQRQKQQMGLASNSFAPDTGAAPPPPSVNAWDKPIAQSLRGAVEEPVERIVDMKSNQSSQRSTPADTTATEVCKNIAGPAVNVPESTGVLDGSTPPVETIIFENTNYKTPPAEALKSKYQPSANSVKSHEEVSSEIDSRALQYNGDVRSRPRSIQEIIDSGRPVSEAEGTLGIPMSFETSQKSEDSSDMKLDFAFDSDLGQLTEDKSAKSLGLPRGVHMSTSNTISPLAADLNQKIASVKKVWEMPAVVEGSEELPFAGFEENNTDTGAPPNVCKVKPTQQLQSPPPQHYNHVSYQGGYGGLSVPSPPAVLFNSTQQILGSSQQLQQQGGLYGPFLDQTRGQFGGFPATPYGAGSATPYNYQPPPDMFQSLPNQYRMAAAGGGAAFGQSGQVGNSPSTVLISSTSNSLMSATVKPSTQQIGAIGSKGGGVGVGVSSFQQFVGYPGGVGESFSGGLLPRPAPSSSQYYSPYQPLQFPQPAQSNAFGSQFLSSQLQMAAAVQQMQQQQYRAPPLQQQFAPQPRPPPQQQLKSPLHEHANGFAPLCDSASPTPKGAGKPKAPHSPPQHKYHAPPPHPPPAHTPHQHQQHQHHQQQQQHQQQQHQQQQHQQQQQQHQQQHHQQQQHQQQHHQQQHHQHQQQYSPLRSN
- the LOC126965647 gene encoding microtubule-associated protein futsch-like isoform X4, whose product is MSALSTPSGGGNTAQSKPTSGKQKYQKLDINSLYCANRNENSEPSSVKSQLSRKHGMQSLGKVPSARRPPANLPSLKTETGQDQTSNVISSVTATVTTAATCTPQTTSTTMSGVIAGSASTGWVPLPPPSSPHFRTEFPSLEAAAQPSLRSSDHSSPQLQLRPQTEGSWTSGGTAGARPETTSSTGTAPPAQQTPVYRAILPSFLMKGSNGSGLGLGTLTTLRDNRSSMSGNTGPNSGNAGPRPAPRSSNTSRAADVLTARPILRDDQISSLDDISRDAGWAQNDDIDYDQKLDFSDGESPAPTKANTKNNNNNRGTAEVDRMDSKVQDPGDEDQLWAERRQKNNNEVAQAVARARQLKEEEQRRQMRDTSAPQQSFKDSRDRGGERKDRERNDNRELDSREKDRVDNRDIDHREKDRIERDRDLRDKEHSDNRDRNRVDRQHFDNRDRDRDRDRQVDNRNRNENWDRQDDKERDMRDRDRDRNDNRDRADNRDRDRNDNRDRCDNRDRNDNRDRNDNRDRNDNRDRNDNRDRSDNRDRADNRERTENRERTDNRERTDNRERTDNRERTDNRERTDNRERTDNRDRTDNRDRNERERFDRERDRNDRDRERDRNDRDFRDRERDYGRERDQNNQGFAKVYQGNIPPRFLRQQQNRQQEEQTKGWAFTGKPAPRRQEPPSYNAPRHNGRRSYSRDYSDREDEVRRDKDGPQWRSEMQDYERSGRDFDRSSSKDYSEYKDKRNETDRKTFESSVESSRTAADKLTEVFERKSMGLIEPFAAPDSSALIRNTERRISPPSNTSQRESVEKDFGKTSWAEASQHETSNNEPLKTSIENVTQNIENEPIVKEAKFTTDLNEKSQSVPLVHTPQIQNVTQDSNLICNTFDKNIITTQQPTLNNYANVPNTHHYVSNLQTNNTNSHSSLQKSFPENHSFAKSVQSPPPNNEVLPITPLLEQNLTSEVISQLNVKQSIPNTEKQHNLETESTIFICNADATSSKAADARPVECVQGDSHKVLSMDDTKNEIISSEHNKVLGKDPVERKSSGSGSEKKSRGFGTSGYNVFNRGWGQRETRGRRSHRASRSNNRASESDGSTDADRKERRRAPRSPRGPKKQERADELITQPSEQGHTPSSTSDGMENREPFAPRGQPSRRGRGGFQGTSRPPAPAKRVTGYGPPNTKSPFSQANRVKDNENVNENIPEDKSNNKQHANASGKGRDRRSKGHSGEDENWETTSEHSEGGTGIRRSVSGRQPGQSQRGPNRNQNLGNRQNNGRTSHGAPKSEGLGDKGADLTEAFKDIKISTVNKEEDTIDDGFQEVRNKKTSKDIRGASGNAKEENHSKQRSRSNQGSGRNGSSTRNSVDKSNTRGSAPVSTKTNAQYDRPRTANLPPRFVKQRQKQQMGLASNSFAPDTGAAPPPPSVNAWDKPIAQSLRGAVEEPVERIVDMKSNQSSQRSTPADTTATEVCKNIAGPAVNVPESTGVLDGSTPPVETIIFENTNYKTPPAEALKSKYQPSANSVKSHEEVSSEIDSRALQYNGDVRSRPRSIQEIIDSGRPVSEAEGTLGIPMSFETSQKSEDSSDMKLDFAFDSDLGQLTEDKSAKSLGLPRGVHMSTSNTISPLAADLNQKIASVKKVWEMPAVVEGSEELPFAGFEENNTDTGAPPNVCKVKPTQQLQSPPPQHYNHVSYQGGYGGLSVPSPPAVLFNSTQQILGSSQQLQQQGGLYGPFLDQTRGQFGGFPATPYGAGSATPYNYQPPPDMFQSLPNQYRMAAAGGGAAFGQSGQVGNSPSTVLISSTSNSLMSATVKPSTQQIGAIGSKGGGVGVGVSSFQQFVGYPGGVGESFSGGLLPRPAPSSSQYYSPYQPLQFPQPAQSNAFGSQFLSSQLQMAAAVQQMQQQQYRAPPLQQQFAPQPRPPPQQQLKSPLHEHANGFAPLCDSASPTPKGAGKPKAPHSPPQHKYHAPPPHPPPAHTPHQHQQHQHHQQQQQHQQQQHQQQQHQQQQQQHQQQHHQQQQHQQQHHQQQHHQHQQQQLVGGTSARAGGAAGRLGPPRYPAPIQRPHAPAPLLFRPVHAHPAHPAHPARALYYHQPRI
- the LOC126965647 gene encoding microtubule-associated protein futsch-like isoform X3; the protein is MSALSTPSGGGNTAQSKPTSGKQKYQKLDINSLYCANRNENSEPSSVKSQLSRKHGMQSLGKVPSARRPPANLPSLKTETGQDQTSNVISSVTATVTTAATCTPQTTSTTMSGVIAGSASTGWVPLPPPSSPHFRTEFPSLEAAAQPSLRSSDHSSPQLQLRPQTEGSWTSGGTAGARPETTSSTGTAPPAQQTPVYRAILPSFLMKGSNGSGLGLGTLTTLRDNRSSMSGNTGPNSGNAGPRPAPRSSNTSRAADVLTARPILRDDQISSLDDISRDAGWAQNDDIDYDQKLDFSDGESPAPTKANTKNNNNNRGTAEVDRMDSKVQDPGDEDQLWAERRQKNNNEVAQAVARARQLKEEEQRRQMRDTSAPQQSFKDSRDRGGERKDRERNDNRELDSREKDRVDNRDIDHREKDRIERDRDLRDKEHSDNRDRNRVDRQHFDNRDRDRDRDRQVDNRNRNENWDRQDDKERDMRDRDRDRNDNRDRADNRDRDRNDNRDRCDNRDRNDNRDRNDNRDRNDNRDRNDNRDRSDNRDRADNRERTENRERTDNRERTDNRERTDNRERTDNRERTDNRERTDNRDRTDNRDRNERERFDRERDRNDRDRERDRNDRDFRDRERDYGRERDQNNQGFAKVYQGNIPPRFLRQQQNRQQEEQTKGWAFTGKPAPRRQEPPSYNAPRHNGRRSYSRDYSDREDEVRRDKDGPQWRSEMQDYERSGRDFDRSSSKDYSEYKDKRNETDRKTFESSVESSRTAADKLTEVFERKSMGLIEPFAAPDSSALIRNTERRISPPSNTSQRESVEKDFGKTSWAEASQHETSNNEPLKTSIENVTQNIENEPIVKEAKFTTDLNEKSQSVPLVHTPQIQNVTQDSNLICNTFDKNIITTQQPTLNNYANVPNTHHYVSNLQTNNTNSHSSLQKSFPENHSFAKSVQSPPPNNEVLPITPLLEQNLTSEVISQLNVKQSIPNTEKQHNLETESTIFICNADATSSKAADARPVECVQGDSHKVLSMDDTKNEIISSEHNKVLGKDPVERKSSGSGSEKKSRGFGTSGYNVFNRGWGQRETRGRRSHRASRSNNRASESDGSTDADRKERRRAPRSPRGPKKQERADELITQPSEQGHTPSSTSDGMENREPFAPRGQPSRRGRGGFQGTSRPPAPAKRVTGYGPPNTKSPFSQANRVKDNENVNENIPEDKSNNKQHANASGKGRDRRSKGHSGEDENWETTSEHSEGGTGIRRSVSGRQPGQSQRGPNRNQNLGNRQNNGRTSHGAPKSEGLGDKGADLTEAFKDIKISTVNKEEDTIDDGFQEVRNKKTSKDIRGASGNAKEENHSKQRSRSNQGSGRNGSSTRNSVDKSNTRGSAPVSTKTNAQYDRPRTANLPPRFVKQRQKQQMGLASNSFAPDTGAAPPPPSVNAWDKPIAQSLRGAVEEPVERIVDMKSNQSSQRSTPADTTATEVCKNIAGPAVNVPESTGVLDGSTPPVETIIFENTNYKTPPAEALKSKYQPSANSVKSHEEVSSEIDSRALQYNGDVRSRPRSIQEIIDSGRPVSEAEGTLGIPMSFETSQKSEDSSDMKLDFAFDSDLGQLTEDKSAKSLGLPRGVHMSTSNTISPLAADLNQKIASVKKVWEMPAVVEGSEELPFAGFEENNTDTGAPPNVCKVKPTQQLQSPPPQHYNHVSYQGGYGGLSVPSPPAVLFNSTQQILGSSQQLQQQGGLYGPFLDQTRGQFGGFPATPYGAGSATPYNYQPPPDMFQSLPNQYRMAAAGGGAAFGQSGQVGNSPSTVLISSTSNSLMSATVKPSTQQIGAIGSKGGGVGVGVSSFQQFVGYPGGVGESFSGGLLPRPAPSSSQYYSPYQPLQFPQPAQSNAFGSQFLSSQLQMAAAVQQMQQQQYRAPPLQQQFAPQPRPPPQQQLKSPLHEHANGFAPLCDSASPTPKGAGKPKAPHSPPQHKYHAPPPHPPPAHTPHQHQQHQHHQQQQQHQQQQHQQQQHQQQQQQHQQQHHQQQQHQQQHHQQQHHQHQQQQLVGGTSARAGGAAGRLGPPRYPAPIQRPHAPAPLLFRPVHAHPAHPAHPARALYYHQPRKPHLDV